One Ciconia boyciana chromosome 16, ASM3463844v1, whole genome shotgun sequence genomic window, tcctcccctccctcctgcccaagCAGTAACAGACTTCATCATGAAGACGAGACGGACACCAGCTGAGATGACGAAAGACAGCCAGAGTTACTTCCTAACTGATGGAGAATGGAAATCCACCAACCTGAGCATCATTGAATACATCGAAGAGCTGGATGATGGAGAATTTTCTGTGGTCACCTACTGTGGCAGTACTTTCATACAAAAACAAGCTCACAGGTAGAAAAGACAAAATCCAGGAAAACTGGGCTATTTGCAAGTTAGTGTATTGTTCCACGTTTCTCAAAACCTTGCAACCTCATGTCTAAGATCTAAGCCACAAACAGGAgggaaagcattttatttaaaagatgatCGAGCCTGACAGTCTTAGACAAACTGCTTCCAGACAAGCTTACAGATCAGCAATCGGTTTGTGGGGCCAGTACGGATATTTCTCCTTGTCCAGTTTGGTTTCAGGGAAGGCTTCATGCAAGTCTTCAAATGTCATCTGTTCAAAGGGAATCATGCTTCTGAGCTTCTGAAGCTTGAAGTGGGAGCAGAGACAAACATGTTACAAGTCACTTGTCAGCAAGAAAGGGCAAAGCACACACAAGTAAGAACAAGGTGTGTGCCAGGCTGGGTTAAAGAGAATATTCACTAAGCAAAATCCAGACTTACTTGTTGCTCATACTGGGCAATACGAGCTTTGGAAGCCTGCACATACTCAGCAGTGCTCTTTGCCTGCAGGAGAGCAGACAAGGTGGTGAATATGGTTATGATGAAGACAGTGACCTAGAGTGAACCTGCAACCCCATGCTTTAAGTTGGCATTAAAATTCATCATTGTTACACTAGATAAGCAGACAGAATCTTGATCAAATCCCAAACAGCCAAACCCTTCCATGTGCAGAGAACCTCTTGCTTAGCCGCAGACACATGTGAAGACCAGAGCCATGCTCTCGCTCaggctgccctgcctgtgctgatgCTCGTACAGAACATCCCCTCCCTCTCACCCCTTCCCATCTTCACAGAAGTCAGACAACCCTGGCATTAGGGAACAGTTTAAACACTTACAGCTTCCTGCTCTTGCGCATCAATTTTGGCAGTTTGTGTATCCACTGGCTCAGGAACCTTTAGTGCACTGAACTGTAAATTGAAAGAGACAATGTTTTATATGTTATATGAAATAATCCTTCACACTAAGGTCATTTTCCCTAGCGGCACGGGAAcattccctcctttcttcccaggaTATGCTCACAACAGCGTAAGTTACCGAGCTTTCTAAAACTGATCACTACAGCTTGACTGTGTCCTTCACAAGCAGCGCTGCTCACCTGTGAGTTTAAAGCAATCTATTCCATACTGCATCCCACCACCAGGACACGTAACAGTACACACATTCATCACAGCGCTCTAGAGAGCAAAGCACAGCATTGTAGGGAAGCAAGGAAGTCTAATACCAAAGACTTATCATATCACGGACTTCTTTCCCCCAAGACAAAGTTCCCAGATCCACCTGAGGTCAGTGGGTCCTCCCAGTCTTGGGAGGCCAATTTTCATGGTGCCAGTGACACCATGTGCCCTTCGGCAAAAGCCTCCCTCGTGCTTCTCAATTCCTGCTTATAAAGAGGAGGGCAACCCCTGCAGGCATCCGCTAGCTTTACACATTTCACAGCGTGCAGACCTAcactcaccacctccctccATTCAGTGAGTTAGAGAAATACTTTGAATGGTTACTTCAGGAGAGGCACTACCCAATAATTCACTCCTGCagccaaaataatttatcaagTTTTCTTTCACCAACTTTCTCACCATGCAGTGCCACAGGTTTCCTCAACAAGCGACCTCCTTGAGGTTAGCGACACTGATCTGCAGGATGTAAAGCTGGGGCATCTGCTAGCCAAAACCAACCTCCTCTGACAATTCTGGTGTTTTCCTCTCAACACCAAAGACATTCCCCATTTAAACCTCCAAGAAGAGCAATGCCCAGCTGGCAAAGATACTGACCTTCTTCTGAAACTCATCCACCATGCCAGCTTTAGCAACAGTAGCCTTGTAATGAGCCCAGTCGATGGTCGGGGGTTTCTCTGGCAGGGCAGCCAACCTAAAGAGACAGAGGACAGCAGTCACAACCAGCACTAGAAGCAACCCTGTGCTGTCATTTGCTCTCTGCCACAGTTACTTTCCAGAGTGTCAACAGAGCCTGCTCAgtttagtttaaatattttcagggcCGTCATTAACAAGCAGTGATGAACCACTTCTGCAAATGCCTTTGCCCTTCAAACAGACTTCGCTATACGGACAAGGAGAGTtcagcctgcagccctgctccactTCAAACTACTATATGGCATCTCTGGGTGCAGCCCTGTAGGAAAAGATTAGGCAGTTTTCACACGGAGGCAATGAGCAATATTAACTGTAATAGCCAACAACATTTGTATCAAGCAGCAGATGCTGAAGCATTTGAGAAGACTCGTGAATTTGTGCAGCATTTAACAGAATAACAAAGCTTGCAAAATGTTCTGAACATGCCAAAACAAACTGCTTTCACAGAACTGCTTTTTTACGTTGCAGTTATTGTTTTACTCTGGGGAGAATTAAGTAAAGAtgatttgccaaaaaaaaaaagccaccagcTGTCTTGAAGGTGACCTGTTTTAATACCTGTCAGGACACTTCTGCAAGACCACAATTACTGACACTGGCTCAAGCCGGTAGCACAAAGGTTGAATGGTTCAGCCAAGGGGTTGAACTGCCCCACACATGGGATCTGGGCAGACACTCACCGGGCCGACAGTGCATCGCTGCGGGTCTTCAGGGCGTTGAACATGGCCCTCTGATTCGAGGGCACCCTCTCGGCGAAGGCCGCCCAGTCAATGGCCTTGATGGCAGCTTTGCGGCCCGCCATGCTTCCAGGCTGCGCCCAGGAGAGATGACACCAGGCGGGTTACGCcgggggggagcgggcagggccCAGCAaccgcggggctggggaggacgGCTCCAGTCCAGGAACGCCGGCACCGAGGGG contains:
- the ATP5PD gene encoding ATP synthase subunit d, mitochondrial; the encoded protein is MAGRKAAIKAIDWAAFAERVPSNQRAMFNALKTRSDALSARLAALPEKPPTIDWAHYKATVAKAGMVDEFQKKFSALKVPEPVDTQTAKIDAQEQEAAKSTAEYVQASKARIAQYEQQLQKLRSMIPFEQMTFEDLHEAFPETKLDKEKYPYWPHKPIADL